The proteins below come from a single Tachypleus tridentatus isolate NWPU-2018 chromosome 13, ASM421037v1, whole genome shotgun sequence genomic window:
- the LOC143237232 gene encoding uncharacterized protein LOC143237232 — MTDRYDHPDSVNLPDNDEMANGNFSDVATSTDSHPDLSSGSHNSYSAVTEQELSQVEMFFRSQKTFVFVCPCLANLYFAKAGNEWETGQTGIPVLLFDRGETRARSKRRLKVVLAERGTGFILWHDVIDNLTNYRAQDSSFHTMFRSADHSQMVGLSFDSKTAASQFHEQVELLTSDPLNISLSIPKVKGKCTKKKPEKVKLPKKCDISLPCCFEHVTSIDIGDKEQFYTLASLVQAKSKKVFQQLVGD, encoded by the coding sequence ATGACGGACAGATACGATCACCCCGACAGCGTCAATTTACCAGACAACGATGAAATGGCCAATGGCAATTTTTCTGACGTAGCAACCAGCACAGATTCGCATCCAGACTTATCTAGCGGCAGTCATAACTCATACAGCGCGGTGACCGAACAGGAGCTATCCCAAGTTGAAATGTTTTTTCGAAGTCAAAAAACATTCGTGTTTGTATGCCCGTGTCTAGCCAATCTGTACTTTGCGAAAGCAGGAAATGAATGGGAGACGGGGCAGACGGGGATCCCCGTTCTTCTGTTTGACAGGGGTGAGACGCGAGCACGAAGCAAACGAAGACTCAAGGTGGTCCTTGCCGAGAGAGGTACAGGTTTCATCCTTTGGCACGATGTTATTGATAATTTGACGAACTATCGTGCACAAGACAGCAGTTTTCATACCATGTTCCGCTCAGCGGATCACAGTCAAATGGTTGGTCTCAGTTTCGATAGCAAAACAGCTGCCAGTCAGTTTCACGAACAAGTCGAACTGCTTACATCAGATCCTTTGAACATTTCTTTATCCATACCAAAAGTGAAAGGGAAATGTACTAAGAAGAAGCCGGAAAAGGTGAAATTGCCGAAGAAATGTGACATTTCTCTACCTTGCTGCTTTGAGCACGTTACAAGCATCGACATTGGAGATAAAGAGCAGTTCTATACATTAGCAAGTCTTGTGCAAGCGAAGTCCAAAAAAGTCTTCCAGCAGCTAGTTGGCGATTGA